In the genome of Hippoglossus hippoglossus isolate fHipHip1 chromosome 9, fHipHip1.pri, whole genome shotgun sequence, the window CtatgaaatgtaaatgactGTAAATGTACAGATGAGGAGTGAAAACCTATAAACATAAATAGTTATGTGAAATGAATGTTGATATAAAGTGGAGGATTGAACACATCCCTGCTGTAAGAACATTATTGGAATAAATATCAATTTGTTCATTTCAACGAGCTGGAACTGGActaaaaactgattaaaaagaAAGGTACAGTGGTTTTTAACGTGGTTCACCAACCAGTACAAGTTAGTAGCTGGTTAAACAGACTAATGGGTGACGAGCGGGACTGGAACCGATGGAGAAAGTGTGTCTCCTCTCAAATGGACGCGGGCTCCGTTTAGCTCCGGACCCGGTGGCTCGCTAGCAGAAAGAGGTTCGAGCCCCGTTAGTGTTGGGAACAGATGGAAGTAAGCTAACAGCACGTCGAGCTACAGGAAGCTACACCGACGTGTCGGGCCAGCCGAGGCCGTGTCAGCGCGCCCGTGTCCCGGCTCCACTCACCACACCATCCCGTAGGCTCCCTCCCCGATGTACGAGAGGTTGTGGTACCGAGGCCCGACGTCGAAGGCCTGGCCGCGGACGAGCTCGGCCGCCGAGCCGGGGCTGGGGCCGGATCCGGCGGGGGCGGACACCGCAGCGGTCGCCATGATGAGCACTGGGTCGAGTTTAGATCCGAACTGGCGGTGGACTGGGTTCTGGAGAGGAGCCGCTGCGGGACCAGTAACTTCTGGATGTTTTGATCCTTCGTGTCTCCGAGCAGCTGTGGGGCCTCAGCGACGTGCGCGCTGCTTTCTACTGCCGGGAGCGCGCCTCGGAGCTGCGGCGCTGTCCGGGCGGGAGCGAGCGGCGGCGGGAGCGAGCACCGGCAGGAAATAACGGAGGACGCCACGTGACCTGCTCTtctagtataataataatacttatatAATCATTCATATATACTACTAATCATAATAttatcaataacaataatagtattgacaacaacaaaacaacaacaatattagtaataataatgatcataataatgtgtgatgtatgttgtgtgttcTATGTTCTTAGTGTGTAGctttttatgttaattttaaCGTTTGTAAAGTATCTTTGAGTactttgaaaagtgctctataaataaaatgtactcttattattaataacaataattgtggttatattattagtattattattattgttgttattattgttgttattattatacatcACATTTTTAGACTGGCTATaaataatatcaaattaaatatattttgagaaACATTATAAACATCTACAGAGTTTATTTGTaggtttcctttttttctttttcatgtgttttatttggtgAATATTCAGATAAAATCCCTGTGTTTTTATGAcagaatgaataaatatatgttGCATGATGATGTAAACATATGGCACTATTTATCAGCTTTGTATGATGATTAAAAGTTAATACTGAGTGTCTATGGCTTGCAGctttatttagaaaaagcaGGAAGTTGATGTTACACCCTGGTGAAGTTGCTCTTCTCTTTATAAATATACCTTTAACCTGGATTGAGAAAGAAAGTAATGATATGTTCAGATTCCAGCAGAGCCCTTCCACATGCTCACTCAGACACAGGACAGGAAGGACATCATCTTAGAGATAGCACATActgtattaataataaagagaaatgaagtTTGTGTGGATTCCTGCTCACGTCAGGGTGGATGAAACAAGCTGGCTGATTAATACACAAAAGGAGCAACAAGGAAAAGAGACATAGATTTGGCAGTAAATCATAGCAAGGCTTAGATGAAAAGTACAATCAATAGATTATGTAATGatatgtaatattatattatattactaGAACAGAATTTAGGTAAATATCCATTCTGACTCCCACTCCTCTCCAGACGGGGGCAGTAATGCACCGATCAGATGTTTGCTAACCTCCAGTGAACACAGAAGAAGCAGCCGTGTCCTTcactcatcttcctccctcatgtGAGCGTCTGTCACCGGGAGACACTCACACATCAACCCGCCTCAGAGCCTCCGGTGACCCGCGTCCTCTGCCCCGGACCCCGCTGCTCCGCTGCGGCTACACACCTCCGCCATGTCCCGCAggcccctgctgctcctgctgcggAGCCTCGCCGCGGTCAGACCGGGGACGTTACCCGCAGCTGCGACGACCAGAGGCGGCTTCGCTCAGCAGAGAGCCCGGTCCTCGACGACCCGGAGCGGCTTCCTCCAGAGAGCGTGTCCGCTGCTGTCCGCGGTGAAGAGCAGTCAGCTCGGCCTCTGCTCCAAGGTGAGCACACGACCACTggatatatacaatatatatatatataactttaatAAGTACCGAGCACAACTCAAGACAGGTACTAGACTCTCTGAAGGACTCAAGTACACTTCTAAGGTACTCTAGTATttgtatacatataaatatgAGTACAGTACCTCTGCTTGAGTATTTGtatctaataataatactttaataaagtataaatgCTATCAGGCTGAATATACTGAACAGAACTCAAGTACTAAATACATCAGTTACTAAAGTACTTAAGTATGATGTACTTGTAGTTCACTTTAGTATTAGTATGTAATAATACTTTATACTTCTGCTTCACTACATATCAGATATagaaacattcattttgtacttattctgtatatatatttataagttAGTATATATAAGTACTCAAGTACACTTCTAAGGTACTCTAGTATTTGTATACATATAAATAGGAGTACAGCACCTCTGCTTGAGTaattgtatataataataatacttagTATAAATACTATCAGGCTGAATATACTGAACAGAACTCAAGTACTAAATACATCAGTTACTAAAGTACTTAAGTATGATGTACTTGTAGTTCACTTTAGTATTAGTATGTAATACTACTTTATACTTCTGCTTCACTACATATCAGATATagaaacattcattttgtacttattctgtatatatatttataagttAGTATATATAAGTACATACAGTAGTGGAGTTTTGAGGTACGTATTTGTATATAATACTATTCCTCTATACATCTGCATGACTACACTTCAGATATAAATATTAGGATATAATACAGTATAGTAAGTAGTAGTGGTGTATATAAGTACagtttaatatgtgtgtgtgtgtgtgtgtgtgtgtgtgtgtgtgtgtgtgtgtacttgtatgtaTATATTAGTGTACAGTAatatttctccccccccccccaggctggACCCCCCTGTGAGGACGAGTACCCCCCGCTGCCGGCCTACCAGAACATCTCTGAGCCGGAGAAGAAGGAGCTGTTCATCGTGCAGGTGAAGGGTCTCCCCTGGTCGTGCTCGGCTCAGGACCTCATGCACTTCTTCTCTGGTGAGACTTTCACCAGCTCATATGTTCGTCTGTCCTGAGTGGTCGAGTTAGAATCCTCATGTATTTAAATCACGCTGCTGGTTTGATGTGCTGCAGAGTGCAGGATCCGGGACGGGCTGAAGGGGATCCACCTCACCGTGGACCGACTGGGGAGGTCGTCTGGACGAGCCTTCATCGAGTTGGAGCACGAAGAGGACGTGAACAAAGCTCTGGAGAAGCACCGGCAGTACCTCGGCCCGCGATACGTGGAAGGTTCGTCTCGTCGTGAGAAACCCGTCACGCTGAGGCTCAGAGGGTTTTTTAGAAATATCCTGAATATGTTTACAAATCAGTGACCAGTTTAAATGATTCAGTCCTGCTCCGTGTGCGTCCGCAGTGTCCGAGGTGACGAACAGCGACGCTGAAGCCATCCTGAACAAGGCCGTCACGGCTCCGGCTGAAAGCTGGGTGGTGAAGCTGCGGGGCCTCCCCTTCTCCTGCTGCCAGGACGACATCGTCCAGTTCTTCTCAGGTAAACCACAGGACGGAGGAATAGTTCTACTCACCTGCTGCTTTGTCAATCTCACTTTCAAACTTATTATAAACTAGAAGGTAGCTCGGAGAGTTTATACCTCTGCCGTCCGGCTAACGTTCTTTCTTACCATGTTAAGAAAAGTGGAACAAATTATTCCAGGTTCTGCCTGTTTACTCAGATCTGCTCCAAATATAATGGATCCTTCCTTCGTCCGACTGTCCACAAAATGTCAGAGAATgtgtttcagtagtttttgagtttTTGCTGCTGAACGACAGAcgctgatgaaaatataaacctCTGTGGCTCAACTAGTTTTCAACTGTATTTTAAGAGCAGGAATAAATAAGCTCAGGATCTGTTTTTGATTTGCAGGTTTGGATATTGCGGAGAACGGCATCACGGTCGTCACAGACCACAGAGGAAGAAATTCTGGCGAGGCCTTTGTGCAGTTTGGCTCCCAGGAAGCAGCAGATGGCGCTctgcagagggacagagacgtcATAGGAAACAGGTACGACTCCGCACATACAACTGTTCCTGTTCACactccagcttctcctctgcCCGAGGTCCTATTAGCTGACGTGTTGTTCATCCTGTCGTACGAGCAGATACATCGAGGTGTTTCCCAGCACGAGTGAGGAGATCCACTcgagctggaggaagaagaaggggaTGAGTTCGGGCTCTGCTCAGAGCAGCGTTCAGCCGGGGAACAGGAACGTCTCCTCCGCACAGACCAACCACAGAACAGGTGACGAGACTCATTATTATTAAGAGACCGACTTGGTCCGTGTcccctctgctaacatggaggaggcgtggTCTCTGATCTAACATCACTGGAATCGTTTCCTCCTGATGTCTCAGGTTCGCCACTGAGCTCCACGGCGCCGCTTCACTACATCCACATGCGAGGTCTTCCCTTCCAGGCGTCCGGAGAAGACATCGTGAAGGTAAAAACCAAGATGGAGACAGAAGAGATGTTGAAgctggatgtttgtttttattcttaataatgtgtttgtttgtttttctcctgcagttcttctctcctctcgccGTCTCTAAGATCCTGATCGAATGCGGCGCTGACGGCAGGCGGAACGGCGAGGCGGGCGTTTACTTCACCAGCCACCAggacgccgccgccgccatgACCAGAGACAGACAGTACATAGGTGAGACCGAGCAGGTTAATGCTGTTATTAGgctgcagataaaaacacacaaaacatgagagaaataaatacacaaacctcacgttttaaatttaaatttcacCCTCAAACACCGTCTGTTATTGTGGTTTCACACAGTTATTAATTTACTTGTTGGTCTGTGTTATATTAGAACTAatcattgtgttgctgtgttaaTATGATATACATGTATAAcgttatattataaaatgatcaCTGCTGTTAGAACTTAACTTTTGAACTTTCTCTACTTTTCAGGGGAAAGATACGTTGAGTTGTTCCTGAACTCTGCATCAGATTCTAATGGGAGGTGAGAGACACtgatttaataatattaataattagaGATGCTGCACCCACACTACATTGtcataaatattcaatatgtgctacattgttaaaatgtttaattagcAATCACAGGTTCATTTTAAtgacaaaatgttgaaattattCTAACTTAAGTTTAGTGGGTGAACTGGTTTCTATCATCTgtgtcatttttacattttaactgaacgtgtgatttaatattttctccTGCAGATGAACGATGACGAcaccaacatcatcatcatctaccGACACAACCCAAGATTGTTGCATTGATTTTCCAGCCTGATCTGAAACAATAAACGAACCTGGTGTCAAAGAATCAAACCTCTCGTCATTTCACAGAAGAATCACGAtggttataaatatttattttatttattatttaaactaCCAACATCAGCTCATGTAACTGTCTACGAAATAACTTGTGAGGATGACTTTCTTCAGGATCAGTTTTATTAAAGTAAATTCTTCTCTTAGCTTTAACATGAAGGTTTAAATTAACTTGGAGTCGTCATCagttaaaatagaataaaagttTATTGATCTCAGAAGCATTTCCACATTTCCACATGTTACTTCGCTCCAATGAGAGAAATCTACAGGTTTGTCTGGATCCAGCCTCTGACTCCTCCCCCTCATATGAaccaataaaacataaaaacagctgaTATGTTGATTTGTCCACTTCAAACCAGACGGGTGCTTTTTAAAAGTGCCCAGAAAAACTCAGAATGTCATTGGAACCCAAAAGCAGCAGATTCTACAAAACCTTAGTTAACGTCAGTGAAGAAACATTATACCCAgaatgataaatgataaatcatAAACATATGATCTTCACCTCTGTGAACCTGAAGGAGTCATTTGACTTTTAGGGAAAggatttatttgcttttttgcCAAGACAGAAAACCCTCTTTTATCCATAGTGTAAATAAGTTGAGGAAAATTAAAAATCAACAGAAATCCTCAACCTGTCCCATGTAACATTTTGGTTTTTATGCAAAGCCAGTACAGCAAGACAGAGCCATGCTAGCTGTTCCCACCCGTTTcaagtctttatgctaagctaagctactCGTCCGCAGACGCGAGCGTGGAATCAATCTCCACCAGCTTCAGACTGAAAACATCAATTCTGTGATAAAACACAAGATGATATTCTgtgtattatttaaattttgcaGCGATTTAGCAAATTTTGAAAGATTCTAAACTCATCGACTgagttaaataaacattttctgacaatttcatattgtgtaaaagactttttttacaaacagtctATTATTGACACACGTTTAATATCTTTGTGTTTGGTCAAAAGTGTTTTATCTTCATCTGTACAGTCACATTTCATTAATCAGCACTTACATCATATTCTGATGTTCATGATTAAATCTGATGTGTTGTGAAAATccagtttttccttttgtatcttttaaaaatcaaggTTAAAAATATTGTCAGTGGACCTTTTACTCATCAGTCCACTCAGTGGACACTGTGGACAGTCAGTTATTAAATGAGATGATTTTCATAACGTCCGACCACGTTCAGCTGAGTACGTGCAGGtttctatttaaataaaaaacaccacagcagctCAACACCCGAGGTTTTATAACTACAACAGCATCTGATTTAAATAGAAACCTGCACAACTCTCCATGGCACATCTGGACACCGCTGgattaaaagtaattaaaagatTCCACAGAATTCAGGAGTGAAAAAGTGCATTTCTTTGCGGTGCCAGTTTCACACATCACTGCCTCTGGTGTCCCGCGTGTCCGAGTGCGTTCATGTTGGCGTGGAGGCGTACTGCTGCAGCAACAGGGAGTAGCAGGCGACGCACACCGTCTcggggaggatggaggaaggaaGCGGCAGCTCGTTGGACACGCAGCTCTCACAGAAGACGCCGCTGCAGTTCTTACACTGTatctggaggaagaagagaaacaaggGTTTTAACACCACAGCTACACTacaattaataaaaacacaatctctGACGATCAGGTAGAATCAGGCTGGTGCACGCGAGGCGACGCTCTAAAGTCGGAGCTCTGCTGAGCGATGTTCTCGTCGTACCTTTGTCTTCAGGAGGGAGTCGTCCTGCTCGCACATCGTGCACACGGACGGCTCAGTGATCTCCACAAACAACTCGTCCTGCATTGAACAGTAACATGACATGGGTTTAACCAACTGTGGATATCTACTGTGTGTGAACACTAGCCTGCACTTCACTGTCAGTTCTGCAGATTGTTTGAAGaaacctcctcctgcagaggatttgttgctgttgtgagagaatctgcattgttcatgtgtgagagacaaactgtggagaaagtctggacccagaTCTCCAGGGATCCTCCACAGGATATAAACTCTGACTTATGTTCAGAGGCAATGGGCTTTATGTAATAAATCAGGAGCTGTATTTATGGCCTGCACTTGATTTATTGGGAGTTGGTCAGGATGTTcgacagcaacacaaacaatctGAGGTTCAGGCAAGAAAGGTATTTTCAGTGAAGGtctgaaaatgttatttttatcaGAACAAGTTTATTAATCCTGTTCCACAAGATTGTTTATTCTGAGAACAACAACGTTTTAGAACATTTTAGGATGTTTCATTAATGTTCtcactaaatatgtaaattatCAACATTACCTCGATATAATTATAGAAAATTATGGAATTCAAATTACGTTTCCGTCAAAATATATCAATGGTTGCAAAGGAGTTGTATTTTAACCCAAATGAGAGATTTGGGAaatggaagcagcagcagattttattttatgttgagTCGTCCATTATTTTTGTTGCCAGAAATCTTTGTGTATGAAAATGTTACAGGATTTAGTAACTAATAAACTCAATCATACACAGGTCTGTTGTAAAAAGCTAAGTTCTCACCTGTTCATCCTCGTGATGTGACAAAGAccttaaagaagaagaagtgagacaatttaaaaagtCGATACGTGTCCAGAACATGAAGGATCTTTGTGACACCGACTCTGATCCACTCACAAACTGGAGCTCAGACTGGTTCTGTCCTCGTGTCCAATGTGTAGCGGCTCGATGTCTCTTTTCCCTGACGGAGATTctgggagctgctgcaggaaagaAATCGCAGATGATGTAAAAGAACTTTCCACTGGACTTGAAAGTAAAGATGAGCAGAGACGTACTTTGGATGTGTTCTCCGGGAGTCTCCTCTGCCTCGGCGGACTGGAAGGTCTGGGACCAGCGACGAGATGATGCTCGCTGCGCCGCTCTCGCTCTTTCCTCAGCTCATGATCCAGGGTTGACCTGAAACATCGAGATGAACCAAAGACAAAGCAGAGGACACagatttatataaacacagaagagacattattattattatcaagaGTCATCAGGAGGTGAAATATCCTGACAGATCGTTTAGTGCTGTCACATTATTTCTCTCAGGGATGAACAACAGCGCTTCACTACCGGATTAATCTATTTTCATTCAAAAATTCTATTTGGTTTTACCCTGAAAAAGAAACCtaagtaaaatgtgtgtatatagcatattattatatacatacaGGTTATTCAAtgtataaaagtataaaacagaagagaaaaatgtaaaaatggtcaaacattattaaacatACGAATGGAAATCtatagtttttgcttaatcctgctgacaatcaatCAGACAATCGGACGTGGATGGAAACAGGACGACCTCAGTGGATGTAACTGTGGAATTTAAAATCACTTGATCTGAAAGCTCCTGTTTCCTCAGCGCTCACCTGtgcctcctcagctgctccacctccacctgcagacTCTCGATCTTGTCTCCAAACTCCTGCTTGAAGAGCCGGTTGGCCTCCAGAGCCAGGTCCCGCTCTCGCTCCGCCTGCTTGCATCTGGTTTGAGGTGAGCGCGTTAACACAAACTTATGATCAAAACGAAAACTCGATGAAAGGAAACATGGTGGGAGAGAGATGactttaaaacttaaataacaaataaaaaataaaaaaaagaggagaaaacgTGAAACTAAAGCCAAAGAAGATGAAGCAGGCCGTGTTCGTTCATTGTTTTATTCGCCTAATGATTACTACAGTTTACACCAATGTTATGTTCACATACATttcaaaattaattaattaattttgccCTTTTATTCTTACGATACATTTCTCCTGACCTGGCCTTCGACTCTTGTGGATCAACAAATGACAACTTAACTCTTTAAAACATCGGATTCGGTCTTTTCCTTGGTGTCACATATTGAACCACAGTCTCTGGTAGTGGGTGAATTCTTCTTAACGACATTACAGTCAGTCCACTAGACTCAAATATCCAGGATGTGTCCATTGGcacatttatcatcatcatcggTCCATCACGTGTTACAGCTGCTCTCAGTGGACGTTCAGACGCCGTGCCGGCTACTCTTCTTACCTTCGCCATTAAAtgggggtgttttttttttttttaatttctaccAAAGTAAAAGCAGAACTCTGATGTGGCGAACACACCAGTCGGAGAACACAAggactcgggggggggggagggggggctgctAAAAGGATCGATTCAGTCCACACTACTCAAAGCTGATGCTGGAGAGCCACTGAAGGAGGATGTGGCGAGATGGTTTAATTTTCAACGGAGGAGCATCGTACAGAAAAAAGATAACATCCTAGTTGGGTTATTTCTATAGAAGCCAGGGTTGTATGTTTATATGCAGATGTGAGGCCGCGGCTCGGAGctactgctgcagctggagcagcttCCCCGCCGCAGAGTTCAGGTTCTTGGCCTGCTTCACCAAATGTTTCTCACTGAttcaaaaaaataacataaatgatgggaaataaataatgatCGCGAACGTGAGggagagacacaacaaacaggagAGTAAGAGATTGATGCAGTTTAGTGAAACCTTTAAAAACCTTCTGTGATATTTAGAATATGAATGATGGTGTTGAACTGGTCTCACCTGCTCTCCAGCTGTTTTACTGTCCCCGACATCTGGTTGATTTTCTCCTCCAGGCGAGAGATGACCTCACTCTTCTGTTTAGAGCTGGCCTCTGTGTTCTGAGGATCGATAATAACAAGTGGATGTTAATGGGACTTTGggacattaaaaataaatgaaattaaaattgaaATTCACACAgaatttggttttattttacgCTTCTCAATGTCcatatgttgatttgtttgtggccacgATTACAGAACACTGACCAACTCATAATGATgaatacttttcttaaatgagtaaaatctttaGTCCCTCctgacttttctctctctcacaaacacacagacacatgaaccCAGACTGGGTTAAAACAGCAGAACAAGcagccacaggagacacatcaGGACGAGTGTTAACACCAGGTGGGACCAGACAAACTTAGAGACACTTGTAAAACTTGTAAAATCTctgaggacagatgttaatatcGGGTGTGAACAGGGACAAAGTTTAACGGAGAAGCTGTGGATCTTGTTTGAGCTTTTCCTGAAGTCGAAGGACCGGAGACGAAGCGTTACCTGCGACTTGTGGCTGAGCTGCTGGTTGATGGCACGAAGgtcctccagctgctgtctGAGATCCACCAGAGCGTCCTGCTTCTCACAGATGTCCTTCTCCAGCATCTTCATCGACAGCTCCATCTCCTGCTTCATCCCGATCtgcacctccagctccttctccacGTCCTGCAacacagagtcacagcttcagACGCACTCGGAGCTCGCTCAGACTctcagagggaaaaacaaatgtcttgGCTGAGCAGTGAAAGATTTAAGTGTCAGTTATATATTGTACAAATGTTTTAACTAACAGAACTCAGTCAAACACAGCTTCTGTCTAAATGctgaggtaaacacacacaggtactaTACAACATACATTtgtgaacattttgtattttccagTGATAGAAAGTGAATAATACAGTGACTGATTTGTGGAAAACCATAATCTGCATGTACCACAGACACTTGCTTTATTACTTTATAAGTACATATAAACTGTGACAGCAATTAAAGCGAGACTTCAGTATAAAGGTCGGTTACATGACGCTACACAACCGTCAGCAAACGCACCAATCGAAGCACAGTTTCCTCTTTGAGCTGCTTGCGTGTTTCACCGAGCACTTGTCCATCCACTGCCGAGTCGCTTCTTAGAGCCTGAagacaacaggaacatgtttaATGTTCGTTAGTGGAAAGAGAGGAtccttgtttcatgttttatctcaattaaaataatgtttccTTCACCTTTCTGGACTCCAGCTGATACGAGCTCTCCTCTTTTACTCTCTCCACATCCTCTTGTAGAGTGATGATCCTATTATTTGCCACGGCAAGCTGCGGAGACACAAGTCAACAGAACAGCTCGGTAAACACAGAGAGTCCCTGCAGAAAggaagcagaaataaaaacattcataaGACTCACCTCCTCTGTGAGCTTCGTGTTGGACTTTTCCAGAGCGTCCACCTTGGCCTGGAGGTTATTTACTGACGcactgaaaacagacagaaacgTCCCGTTAGAGGAAAGAGAGTAAAGATGGAGTGAAGATGGAGTAAAGATGGAGTaaagagagactgagagaagaGAGTCGTTGCTCTGACGAACCTTAAATGTCTGTTCAGCTCCTCCACGTAATTCTTCTGATCGAGAATCGCTGTGATCTGACCGTCACTGAGGGAGCAGAGATGGAAGTAAAGATATcttagaattaaaaataataacaaacacaaagttaacTGTGAGTCACTCTGGTCTGAATTCATCTAGAATACTTTCAACAATTTGGTGAAAGGTCAGGAGGCAGCGCTCACCCCTCTGCACTCTTACTGCTGTGTCCTCCATCTTTGAGGTACATTGAGAAATCGATCACTCCGACCTGTGGAGGTAATTTAACGAGAGAAAGAGAATCAATGACGACAGAAACCACACGACAGATATTatataaaagaacaaaacagtTGAAAACAGATGTAACTTTGACCGTCTCAATCAAAACcgtaacaaaagacctagtttggTGACGTGGTGAAGCAGCGAGGGATCATGGGAGTCGTAGTCTTCACCACCGTTACCGATTAACATCTACATGACACAAGTTACCAAATAAAACGACATTTTACCTTGAATAgaattgtggatttctctgagtttgaacattgttggaaacatttagGATAATGCGAGTATAACACAGgtataatcatttatttaaaaccagtGTTTACATGAATTCTCCTGGACCACTTACTGAGTTTCTCACTCAAGTTTGAACGTCAAAACATTCTGagcaaaagtaaaaagaaagaacTGCTGCACCCCGTCTCGTTTATGAAGAACAATAAAAGTGTTTAAAGTTTAACCTTCACATAAAAATGAATGCCACCACATGAAGAGAGAACATTCCTCCTGCCTTCCTGTCACCAACGATCATAAACTGGTCCCTT includes:
- the grsf1 gene encoding G-rich sequence factor 1, with product MSRRPLLLLLRSLAAVRPGTLPAAATTRGGFAQQRARSSTTRSGFLQRACPLLSAVKSSQLGLCSKAGPPCEDEYPPLPAYQNISEPEKKELFIVQVKGLPWSCSAQDLMHFFSECRIRDGLKGIHLTVDRLGRSSGRAFIELEHEEDVNKALEKHRQYLGPRYVEVSEVTNSDAEAILNKAVTAPAESWVVKLRGLPFSCCQDDIVQFFSGLDIAENGITVVTDHRGRNSGEAFVQFGSQEAADGALQRDRDVIGNRYIEVFPSTSEEIHSSWRKKKGMSSGSAQSSVQPGNRNVSSAQTNHRTGSPLSSTAPLHYIHMRGLPFQASGEDIVKFFSPLAVSKILIECGADGRRNGEAGVYFTSHQDAAAAMTRDRQYIGERYVELFLNSASDSNGR